The proteins below come from a single Melospiza georgiana isolate bMelGeo1 chromosome 4, bMelGeo1.pri, whole genome shotgun sequence genomic window:
- the LOC131083075 gene encoding histone H2A-IV yields the protein MSGRGKQGGKARAKAKSRSSRAGLQFPVGRVHRLLRKGNYAERVGAGAPVYLAAVLEYLTAEILELAGNAARDNKKTRIIPRHLQLAIRNDEELNKLLGKVTIAQGGVLPNIQAVLLPKKTDSHKAKAK from the coding sequence ATGTCGGGTCGCGGGAAGCAGGGCGGCAAGGCGCGGGCCAAGGCCAAGTCGCGCTCGTCGCGGGCCGGGCTGCAGTTCCCCGTGGGCCGCGTGCACCGGCTGCTGCGCAAGGGCAACTACGCGGAGCGCGTGGGCGCGGGCGCGCCGGTGTACCTGGCGGCCGTGCTGGAGTACCTGACGGCCGAGATCCTGGAGCTGGCGGGCAACGCGGCCCGCGACAACAAGAAGACGCGCATCATCCCCCGCCACCTGCAGCTCGCCATCCGCAACGACGAGGAGCTCAACAAGCTGCTGGGCAAGGTGACGATCGCGCAGGGCGGCGTGCTGCCCAACATCCAGGCCGTGCTGCTGCCCAAGAAGACCGACAGCCACAAGGCCAAAGCCAAGTAA